DNA sequence from the Euwallacea fornicatus isolate EFF26 chromosome 27, ASM4011564v1, whole genome shotgun sequence genome:
attataaaggaaaaaaaaatggtgtaAAATAACgcgaaaaataaacattttcatgaCGTCAAAAAAAGAGCATGAAAGCTAATCAATAAATTATCACAATTTAATTAGTGTCGATTTTCATGATACGGTAACCATTTCATGGTAATCAGACAGGTTCTATTCAAAGAGTCCTGCCTCTTTTGTTCCAATTAACTTAATTCAATTTCtttataacaattattattatttatttccttgtATACCATTGCTGTAATGGAAATCAATTAAGTATAAAGCTTTTTGTCCACAGCAAAAATTCTGTATAGTAAAGTTGTGATACGAATTCATCTATGATTTCCTCCCCAAACATGAAGTAAATCCGCCTAATATCACCGGATTCAAGTCCTGTTAGAAAGATTACAGGTATTCGACACCCCCGAAACGAATCTTAATTATGGTATAGTTAAAGATCCCCTAACCCGTAATACTTTACATTATGTGCagtgttaattttgtcgtctTTGCCTCGCAGATACCTCCTTACTTATTGTGGTGTTCTCTTACCTCAACCTTACCTCTTTAACCATATActctaaaacttttaaatttcccaTTCATCTATGATCAGAAGCACActaatttatcataaataaaGGGAAATGTATGATTTCCACGTACTTACAATTTTACCCTTAATTTGACTTCGGCATTCTGACATGCTACCATGTACAGGTGTATTTCAAATCCGTTTTACATGTACGAGGTGAGGTTTTGCAAGGTACAGAGTCGGTCATATGGGAAAAGTTTTAGGTAGTTTTATGAGAAGCTTATATatggtttaaaaattgatttagctTTTATGGTTTCCcgaataaacataaaaaagtgaaatgttctatttaattttttttttatatttgctaAACCGTGCCAAAAATAAACGACGATTAAAATATTAGCACATAAAATCCTATTGTGCTTTAAAAAACGTACTGtacgaataatttttaaatgtgctcaaaactgacatttttaGATGAAGAATATGACCAAAGTATGCTGTGAATAATTACtctagttaattattttaaatcttcaATTACACAAGTTAATATTCATATACCTATAAATCTATCTTGATGATTCAAAACCGGCTTAATGTATTAgctcaaaatgaaaatacagtaataacagaatatttaataatttaaaaaaattcaggaggTACTGAATTTAAAGTTCCTACATGACAATGCAATTACGCAGTATCAATTGTGAAgtaaaaattacgaattctGTTGTTAATCTTTACGTAATTTAAAGTGAAATTGCTTAGAAATTtgatctaaaaattaatttagaaatagaGATAATGTAAATCATAGATAAACCAGCCTTtggaaaatcaagaaaagttgatttaattgttgtttgtttttctgTCTTGGTCTAAATGGCgtcttataattttataactttAGGGTATTCTTGCTCATATTCTTACTCCTGTATAGGTACGCAACAGATAAATATTGCAAATGCTACTCTTcttgaataattaattaatcagtTATTGTCTGCGAGAAGATCCAACGTCGCGCAGCATCTAGAGTTTCCGCAGAAGTATAAGAATgtaagaaacaaaattttgtatataaagtaagcaaataaaaacactaaataagtaaataaaagaaaaactgcAATGTGGTACTGAGTGATGCAAGATTAAGGTAACAGAACACCGTATGTGCAAACTTTTTCGAATTTAATGTTGTAGGTACATATATACAAGTCTAAAGTATTATAATCGCCAGTTTCGTTAACACAGATATATAGTTCCTTCACTTGGGTTCTGTGaacaaatgttaaatgtaaaaaagggTGCCACAAGAGTAAACcgtcattttttaataacgtaGTCCATTATTCTTTagtaaataaaagaattaatatatattaatgaattaaaaaaaaacaataaaatcataataatGGATAGCTCTATATATATGACGtactcaattaaaaaaattacatgttAGTgcttatttataaaataaaaagtaatttgtgatccgtttttcaattttaagtaaaataagtatattttataaaataatccAAGTTAGCCCTAGCGACGTAACTCTTATGTCtgaaataaacttaaatttcaATGGTTCCTGTTTTGACAATGACATTAAGTGCTAAGGGCTGTATTGATATGTCCCATTTAAGGagtaaatcagaaaaaaaaattatttgaaagttGAAGGAATATATCTTAAGATTTGCAAGAATTTGCTGTGTTTCACAAAAGACTGGTTGAGGCTTTTTCTTAATGATCGCCCTTTATTATCcacgacttttttttttaacaattatctAGTAACAAATGGGCATTAAACCTCTTCAATTATACATTTACTTTAAGCAAAAACTTACCTTATAGTCACATAAATTTGGGTCTTTTAGGATGCGTAGGGCTACCCATGGGTACGTCATTGGGAGAAGCAGAACGTTTCGCGCCGTGGCGCGCCATTTCGCCTGCTATAAAAGTACACAAATCCGTTCCTGCCTGAGGAGAGGATCGTCGTGAGTTTGTTAGTGCCTCCCTGAACATGTGCAAGTTAGGATCAATTAAGTGAGGTGTATTATTCGTCGAATCTCTGTGGTGAGGCGGGGGAGAAATGTTGCGAGGACGTGGAGACAACCTAtgtaaaagtattttataatattttacatcaaGAACTAATCATGagtaaaatttacatttatgcATTTAAAGTTAAGGCaattttatatgtttgagATAGGATTTGGCTCAGAGATGTAGATATATACACATATCACAAGCTCTATGAGTAATAGATCAAACAATGTAAAATCTTAAAGCTAAATTTGAGGTTTTCCACTACTTCAGGTTTTAATATTGTGACACTAATAGGAAATTGACAATGGGGGGTTAAGGATCCTAAGTTGAAGGAGAAGGTCAAAATTGGTAAACAATATCTTATTCATCTAAGAAACTTTACAGTGTTTTTTTACACTTCTATATTATTTTGTGCATGTCAGCAAGTCTAAATCATACAAAtgtaacttttattttcatacCTATGATGTCCATGGTGATGGTGGTGAACTTGTCTAGGAGGTGCCGGTTTTCCTGCCAAAAATGTAAGTAGATCTTCCCTTCTAATTAACcttcttttccttttaaccCAGTTTAACAATTCCTTATTACGGTTTTGGTAACCATTTTGCTTTCCTAATTCTGTAATCTTCTTTAAACCTTCACAGgattctgaaaaatatttcacttaGACATAAATGTGAATAGTATGGACCAAATTATATGTATTATTACAacttaaatttgtaattatgtGGTTTATTGTTGTGAACTAATCTGTTAACTAAgctaaacaattttagaacatTTATCCAATTTGAAATAGTTAATTTTATTGCCTGATCACTCACCTTTATACAAAGTGGTAACAGTACCAGCTGCTGTTTGAAATTGCACCCATATTGTTCCAGGTTCTCCAGTAAATCGGtctaaaaacacaaaattgatGAGAAACTTGAAATCTCTACTataattcaaaatgttttcattttttgcattACTTCATATCCATCATGGTCCTCTAGTTACTTACTAAGGTATCTAGGGATGCACATAATTGGTCCTCTAAGAAATGCGTATtaattaatgtgaattatcCGTAAGTGGAACTAAGCAATGTTTTACCACTAGCATTAGCTACATATGATGATAAGAAAGTGAAGTAAATGAAATTAGAATTGCGGGTCATTTCTAGATTCGATatttataaaagaatttctgGTATTACAGCAACAGGCAAAATTATAAGGAGAGATATTATTATTGGTGAGGTTGGTTGATAGACTCGTTTCTACCTGGACGAAAGTTCTTTATTGTCTCTCTTTTAAGtctttaatgaatttaaaaagaaattgtgtATTGtttctttggcaaatgagtatatgtaataaaacttaagataagagaatattttatattttaacagatatttttatgtactttggaaaagtcaagaaTAGCAATGGCAACATTGCCACAGCTGATTCTCAATCGATAATGCAGATATATATCAACAAAATGTCGCCTTGAgggaaactaaaaataaacgcCCTTTTCTTGGGAATTACCTCAAAAAACTCACAAATCTCCTTTAATTCTACATAACCAGAAAAATTACCTCTATAAAGCTGGGCTATGGCCGTGGCTGAGTCTTGAAAACTGGTCCACACTTTACGCTGAAAAAGTTCGTTTTCCTGGGCTAAATTTTGATCGTAATCGGGTTGGGTTTCAATGGCATCCGAGCACTGCTGTTCCCAGTTGCTTAACCAGCATTCGTTGTCGTCTTCTCCATTCATTTCTTTATACACTTTCGCACTTCACTTCGGCAGAAACTGGATTTTCACTTCAAGAAGGgcatttttgttggaaaacttAACAGAGAAATACGACGTGCTGTTGACTGTCATCCActaaatttgacactgttGCCACATcccattttggatttttccgtAAGCACATCAATTGACTTGATTAGTATACCAATCATTCAGAACTCACTCCACATTAAGTTCAAAAGAGAGAACCAccagttaaatattaaatattataaactaTTCATAGGTGACGAGATAACTGATTCTAAAACATATCAAATAGTGCCAAAGTAGAAATTATTCCATCAAGACTGCTTTTAAGTATTGTTAATGTCTAGatactttaaatattattcGGCAACGTAGCACGGCTAAGTATGTGGACATAAAATTACGTTGTATAGATAACCCTTCATACATATCAGTGTATATTTGGTTAACGGCAATTTAGATTTAGGTTTATCGGTATTTGTGAGATTTGGTAAGAGGTAAGTGTCCTTTAACCTGGACTTGGCAGAGCGTGTTAATGTATACACCGCATCGAAAGCATTACTTGTGGGAGATTGGATTGAATATTTGTTACTCTGCATACTCCGGaaataagtttttatgaaatattgcaAGAGAGAAGTGTCCTTTAAATTGGACATAGGAAATTTAAAGTCTTTCAGTGTATATACCGTGTCAAAGGAATTATTAGCGTTGAATTTGGTTAAATTCTAGTAACTTTAGAACTACGATtaatcagtttttgtgaaatattgCAAGAGAGAAGTGCCCTTTGGACTGGACATGAAAAGTTCAGAATCTCTGTCTATATGCATTGCATCAGAATTACTATTTACGATAAGTTTCGTTGAAGTTTGGGTGTTTTAGATAAACGGTTAATcgatttttgtgaaatattcaaaGAGGGAAATATCCTTTAAACTGTAcacaagaaattcaaaatctatcagTGTATGCAGCACTTCAGAGGTATCATTTGTGTCAAGATTTATCGAATTCGAATTTTTGTAGGTACCCGAATGATCGAGATATGTAAAATATTCTAAGAGTAAAGTGTCCTTTAATCTGGACATAGTAGTTTTAGAATTTATCTGTGTACGCACTGTACCAAAGGCATTATATATATGAAGAATAGTTGAAGTTAGGTCACTTTAGGTATGTCAAAGGGTAAATGTACCTTATACCGGGAATATTTAGAATTCATCGTTGTTTTCACCACGTTAGGGGTTTTGTTCGTGTtctatttgattaaatttgggTCACCTTAGATACTCGAAGATTTGAGAGACcgaaaaaaagtgtgaaattttgcaagagagagaaatttttcattcatgtCCTTTAGGCTGGACGCTGGAAGTTCAGAATTTATTAGCACATATAATggtattttttctgtttaataaaatGGATAGTCCCAgctattttcgaatttattattcccaaactatttattttattatctattAAGCTTGTGCCAATACTTCGAAATAATCGGTCTCTGTCCAGAGATATATAGATGACCGCGGCCTCACGACTTATTCAGTGCTGTCCCAGAACTGAAATATGTTAACTCGCCTCAAAAAGGTCCACCCAAACGTCAGGCATAATGAAAGGTGTAAAggtaattattttctattattagaGCCACCGGCAAACAGCtgtaatatttctaaaataatcgGAATGCAATAGATTATGAGGCCGCTTCGACAAAACTCAAATTAGTGggaaaagatttatttttgattatgaGAATCAATGATGTGTATTTTTCGCATACTGGCATACCTATGTATGTAGGGTTGTTAATAACACTACAggaaatataacttttttttaaatatttagctATGTGTCTATAAAAAGATTATGATGCTCATCAAGTTGTATTACAGGTATTTACactaagaataatttttattccgaAGTCCAAGTCACATGAATAATGGAGACGCACATTGATCCCACTCACGATAGGGGTAGGAACTCATAATTCGCCAACAGATATCTGGGCGATAATACATATCGCTAATATTTTCAACTACTGTTTTCTCCTACATtgataattacatatttttgccCTCTCCATTGAGATTCCGCTGCGCCAAAAGCTCGTGTTTGATTTAAAACAGCGctcaagtaattttttactctTCTGGAGTTAAAAGACGCCATTATTGCCTGTACTGAATTACCGtagaagtgaaaaaaattctcgaaCAGATGAATAACGGGTTAATAATGACACGTGCATATCGCCATTACTTACCTGGTGCGCCTGCCCCCCATGATGATGTCATAATTCCTCTTGTAGTTGCACCTCTGGTTGCAGTAAAAATTGTACCAAGCGAAATGTCGTAGTTTAATCAAACTATGCACACAGGCTTGGAAGGGTAACAAATTGCTGTGAACCTCTGAgggtaataaaaaaacgtcTCATACTTGGCACATGTGCTCTACCATTAGAGCCACGGCATACTGCAACTACTTTTCAGAGCGGTTACTTGACCAGAAGGCATCATCACCCTTCAGTGACGTGGCAACCTTAAAGttacatatatataaataaaaagaggGTGAGAGGGTGAGAGGAAGagggagagaaagagagagaacgAGACAGAGAGAGATTGactatatttaattgaaatgcatAATTTATAATGTTAACCGGTTTCGTCAATTTCACTGCAAATCGCTATTTTAGTGTTTCGTAATAGGAAAGAAATGCCTTTCATCAAGGTGAATTCCCAATGAAATCACGAACTTGGCCTGGCTATGCTAGTCAAGGTATGCAGTATGACGAATacaattttcccaaaatttctATTCGCAGTAAATGATCCTGATCTAGCCtgtgttgttttttgttacgaggaaaatcttcaaaaagacacCCGGTCTGGTATTGTGACGGCCGGGTAGTGTGAAATAGTAATAGCGTTTCCCTAGTTGCTCCGCTCTCTATAGTAGCAATAGGTGATTTCCTTAGCAGGCCCCTGCCCAGGTACTCTCCGATTTCACCTATTGCACATCTATCCTTCGGGTTTAAGCGTTTGtgactctctctctctccctctctctttTTTCCATCTCTTCTCTCCCCCCTCTCTCCCTTTCTCTTTTTTCCATCTCTTCTCTCCCCCTCTCTCCCCGCCCCACTTCCTTCCACTCCTCTCTTCTCCAATGGTGTTACCCGAACTCGCGGTACCAACCCCGAAGGGGAAAAGTAGCCGCATGAATTGTTTTATACCAATTTTGCGTTTATCGGAATTACAGAGTGTTAgaggttgaaattttgtttcaaattccTCAATAACTCTTTGTGCTTTCATAGCACCAACGCCAAAATTGGTACACTTAGGTCTCGTAAGATGCCAAGAATTTGGACCTACTTTCAACTTACCGCTTCGGTACATTTGGTCATATTTCTTTATGAGTGCGATTAATGTCAAAATCTATTCAATATAATGGAAAAACGcctatttttagttaaaaaattttatttaccatttCTCCTTCCGTCTATAAGATTTCCGTCTACGAATTCAAGTCGGACCATTtcaaaccttcaaaaatggcgATGGTTCACTCGCATAGTAACACGTTACTTAGCTATTATTACTTTAGCTTGTCAAAGTAATTAGTCTATTTTCGCTTCGTTTGCTCTTTGTAAGtacaaaattgtaatttaaaccAAGGCTTAACGATTTATCCCTTCGTGAGATGCACACAATATGATTTGTGTTTTTGCTCAAGTGGGTTTCGtaataagatttattttttgatttgttAATGGCCTTTCATTCTTTTGATGATCgaacaattcaatttttaattaatgaaggATTAAAAGCGACACCACACGAATCAGCTTATGGGTAAAAATCTCGTGACCACAGGGATGTGTCGGGATTAAATgagaataccttttttgaaTGCAAATAGGCGCCTTTGCATTATACTGGATAGCATTTGAATTTAGctgaagttataaaaaaatgtgagcAAACATGCCGAAACGGTGGGTTGTAGCTAGGAGCTACGTGAAAATTAGATAAAAACTTTTCCTTAACATATTACAAAACCTACACGTGCCACTTTTGGTGTCGATTCCATGAAAACTCAAAGAGTTAATCAGGAACTTTGAGAGAAAATTTCAACGTTTAAGaccatgaaattttaaaacacccACCATCAGTATAAGGTATGTTGGGTCCGACTGCCATATTTTGGTGTCGAACTTCGCCACGCCCCGTAACCAGCGAATCGCCCTGCATCACTTATGCCGCGGTCAAGAACGGGACGGTTCTCCATGGTGTTCGAATAATTCCAAACTTCTCTTAATGCTTGGTATAAAGTCGTAATTAATTAGGTCAGTCGCAATTAGTGGATGCCTTCGGTTGAGCTTCAAGTCGGATTTTTGAGCGACAATAACACGAAAATCAAGTGTGCCCGTAGCCttaagtaataatttaatttaagtaattagtagtaagttaatttttaacttgtGCCGCTTGATTTATAAAGTAGAGGGgtatgttcaaaaataattgttatgtgcgatgaataaaattaatgaaatctaATTTTAAGGTTGTGGAAAACCATAACAAACAATTCGAAATCCTAAACAAAGTCGTTCCCAGTTGTACACATTTAGCTGTTTAGGTAATTCATATAGTCCGTTAAAActcgaaatattttcaaatagattTTCGCATATCTTTTCCCCTTCGACGAGTGGGGATAACTATAAATGTTCcacttgaaaaatttcgttttagtGTCCGTTCTTTCTGGCATTCAAATACAATATTGGCCCTCAATCATGGTAcgtttttaactaatttgtttGAGCTAATTGGTTTTTGCGAGTGACGTGTGTGTAGGCGATTTGGTGGATTTATTAGTCTCGTGACGGCATTTATAGCAAATTGGATATTTATTTCGTCCTATTTGTTagtaaaaaagtgaaaaataaccGTAGTCGAAATATGCGTGGGTACGTCGGATACTTAAAATAAGAACACACGTGATACGCGGCTAAAATGGACTTCGATGGTACGAGTTTGGGtgataaatttggaaaactcgTCTGACCTTTCCGACGTTATTTCTAAGCACGAACAGAATTATTTATGTCAAACCACGTCTATGCTCAACTGAAAAAACTCGTAATTTCCACTACTTAGCTTAGAGTTTCGAATTCCCTAGGAGTTTAACTAGGCAGGAATTTCTCTGCGGGGacactttatatttttaaatattccataaCTTTCCTCGTGACTTTAGTCAACTCCGAAGCTGCATCATAAATATTTctgcaaattaatatttcagcaAATGCTCAAAACACCCGCAATTAGTCATGAGATTGTCCGAGTTGCCAAGACCGTCTGTCAGGCCGAAACTCATTATTgttgaataaaacatttcaCATGCCTCTGCCACGTGCGATAGCgtcaaaaagttttaatttgttattaaaaatatgctgATTTTTGCAGTCCGACGACGACCAAAAAATGGCGGTCATCCGCAAGGCCTTTCAGATGTTCGATACCGCCAAGACCGGCTTTATCGAAACCACCAAGATTGCCACCATCTTGAACACCATGGGTCAACTCTTCGATGAGGGCGACTTAGCTAATCTCATTAGGAAACACGATCCTGATACGTctggaaaaatcaatttcgatGGCTTCGCCGAAATTGCCGCCCACTTCCTTGAGGAAGATGATGACGCCAACATTCAAAAGGAACTTAAAGAAGCCTTCAGGTAATTGATGATTTTCCTCTGTTTCATTGCTCTTTCCTAATTCTGGTTCCAATTTCTTCTCCTCAATTTTTAACACGGTTCGATGGTACTTTTCTAGGTTATATGACAGGGAAGGTAACGGATTCATCTCAACTAAAACCTTGA
Encoded proteins:
- the LOC136347280 gene encoding HUWE1-associated protein modifying stress responses codes for the protein MNGEDDNECWLSNWEQQCSDAIETQPDYDQNLAQENELFQRKVWTSFQDSATAIAQLYRDRFTGEPGTIWVQFQTAAGTVTTLYKESCEGLKKITELGKQNGYQNRNKELLNWVKRKRRLIRREDLLTFLAGKPAPPRQVHHHHHGHHRLSPRPRNISPPPHHRDSTNNTPHLIDPNLHMFREALTNSRRSSPQAGTDLCTFIAGEMARHGAKRSASPNDVPMGSPTHPKRPKFM
- the LOC136347281 gene encoding troponin C-like codes for the protein MFHLKNFVLVSVLSGIQIQYWPSIMSDDDQKMAVIRKAFQMFDTAKTGFIETTKIATILNTMGQLFDEGDLANLIRKHDPDTSGKINFDGFAEIAAHFLEEDDDANIQKELKEAFRLYDREGNGFISTKTLKEILAALDDKLTSRDLDGIIAEIDTDGSGTVDFDEFMEMMTGD